From one Choloepus didactylus isolate mChoDid1 chromosome 24, mChoDid1.pri, whole genome shotgun sequence genomic stretch:
- the LOC119520037 gene encoding immunity-related GTPase family M protein 1-like, whose protein sequence is MEESLPPSHTPLSASSNSLPPDSSWIILDEAEFVRNENDWSGGKLLEVVPKAREALRTVSCTPVNIAVMGDAGNGMSSFINALRGIGHEEEAAAPIGVVRTTLTRASYSSSHFPNVLLWDLPGIGSTTQSLENYLREMQLNQYDLFIIIASEQFSMNHVWLAKTIEGMGKKFYIVWTKLDRDLSTRTLYQEDLQQNIRGTILKNLQEEQVCVPLIFLVSNLDPSLHDFPKLRDTLQKDVTKLRCHGPLQKLFQTYEKSINHKVTSLQEKIDTQSFQDVLGIRNADDLEECQKAYHRHFGVDDESLQRVAQITGTDFPHYKDLMKSQDLQAVNQGSWNLPFMNCTVVQAFPNLLSYIPFLGNYFIHYLRGMKQKYFLSVVAEDTKTILSEVLKFIPHESQLGSIPKGPFSSGRQDT, encoded by the coding sequence ATGGAAGAGTCACTACCGCCCTCTCACACACCGTTATCTGCATCCTCCAACTCTCTGCCACCTGATTCCAGCTGGATCATTCTAGATGAGGCAGAGTTCGTAAGAAATGAGAATGACTGGTCAGGTGGGAAGCTGCTAGAAGTGGTCCCTAAGGCCAGAGAAGCTCTGAGGACAGTGTCCTGCACACCTGTGAACATCGCAGTGATGGGGGACGCTGGCAATGGCATGTCCTCCTTCATCAACGCACTGCGGGGCATCGGGCACGAGGAGGAGGCCGCGGCTCCCATTGGGGTGGTGAGAACCACCCTCACTCGTGCCTCCTACTCATCCTCCCATTTTCCAAATGTGCTGCTGTGGGACCTGCCTGGCATAGGGTCTACCACCCAAAGCCTGGAGAACTATCTGCGGGAAATGCAGTTAAATCAATATGACCTCTTCATCATCATCGCATCTGAACAGTTCAGCATGAATCACGTGTGGCTTGCTAAGACTATCGAGGGCATGGGAAAGAAGTTCTATATTGTCTGGACCAAGCTGGACAGGGATCTCAGCACGCGTACTCTCTATCAGGAAGACCTCCAGCAGAATATCCGAGGAACTATCCTGAAAAATCTCCAGGAGGAACAGGTGTGTGTACCTCTGATATTCCTGGTTTCCAACCTTGACCCTTCACTGCATGACTTCCCAAAGCTTAGGGACACATTGCAAAAGGATGTCACCAAACTCAGGTGCCACGGTCCCCTGCAGAAACTGTTCCAAACCTATGAGAAGTCCATTAATCACAAAGTGACTTCCCTGCAGGAGAAAATAGACACACAGTCTTTCCAGGATGTCCTTGGCATCAGGAATGCTGATGATTTGGAGGAGTGTCAGAAAGCCTACCATCGGCACTTTGGTGTTGATGATGAATCTCTCCAGCGGGTGGCACAGATTACGGGGACAGACTTTCCACACTACAAGGACCTCATGAAGTCCCAGGATCTGCAGGCTGTCAACCAAGGGAGTTGGAATCTTCCTTTCATGAATTGTACAGTCGTTCAAGCATTCCCCAACCTTCTTAGCTACATCCCCTTCCTTGGTAATTATTTCATCCATTACCTCAGAGGGATGaaacagaaatatttcctttcaGTAGTTGCTGAGGACACAAAGACCATCTTGAGTGAAGTCTTGAAATTCATCCCACATGAAAGCCAACTTGGGAGTATTCCGAAAGGCCCATTCTCCAGTGGAAGACAGGACACTTGA